AACAAATAAATAGATGAACGCCCATGAAATTATTACCTTTTTGGCGGatttacaaaaatattgatgaattattaattcaataaaatctaaacatGCTCTAAAATTCAGGTTCTTTATGTATCAACTGATCTAAACAAAGTGTTAAAGATTCCTCCAAgagttgaaatgtttttaagcTAAACTTCAGATTCAGTTGCAATAACTGAGCTCAAATCAACACGACGTGATGACTGAGAACCTTCTCCTCCAAAGGCAAATGATGGATCACTACAGCAACATGTACCCACAGCTGATCCACAAACCAGAGGTTCTCCATCCCGTCCAGAACTTCATGATGTGAGTTCCCTCTCTTTTTATTCACGGCCAAGGGAAggagaaatgtttattttccacGTGTGTGTCTGCACGCAGCAGTAACGTGTGCAGAGGCATTAGAGCTGAGTGTTGCCTcagtgcattgtgggtaaaGAGCTTGTCTCTGGTGCTCACAGGAAGCAGGACCAGTGGGTGAggcagcaggtgaagctgaaCAGGAGCTCAGATCCTCTATGGAAACACGCCGGCTTCATCGTGGCTCAGATGGACGGGCTGCATGCTGGAGTGGCAGACTGGGCCAAGAAACAGGGGaaaaaggtcacatgatcacctACATTCACTCttattatattctatttttcacatttatttagtaACTACTGTGTACATTTAACATAAACATAATTTTATGAATGCATTtgaattaatctctttttttacttttagtagATAGGAcctcaaaaagtaaaaaaaaaagaagaagttaTTAGGGCCTCAGATTTTCAATATAAAATGTTCCTAAATtctgttaaataaaataaaatgaaataaaataaatttacaatAAATAAGGAGGAGGTTGATCCCACTAGCACAAACCCCCATCCCCTTGTGCCGATTAGGTTCTGGCTGTGCCCCTCTGTTTGTGTGGGTACTGGGTTaactggtttatttatttatttctataaatacatatattattattttattttaatttatttcgaCTCCTTCTACCCCTTCCCTCAGATTAAACCCCCCCCACAtggtataaataataaatattatgtaaatatttactCCTCACCTACTGTCCTATTGtattgtgtatgtactgtattatGTCTGTGtatcatgtgtatatatatactgtatatatatatatgatgttTTGTCATGTGTTGCATGTTACAAtataaaatgaatgtaaaaaaacaacattcgcATTTCTCTCATCATACACTCACTGACAAACTAAACGTCCCCAAATCATGACAAAAATGCTTAGTTTGGAATGataaagatacatttttttaatagttatttttttagccGAAACATGTATGTTCAAATCTCATGAGTGGGATTTCGTAGCTTTTGACGTGCTCgtctttttatttcttccaaATACTTGCTGCAGGTTTAACCACCTGTTTAACaagtaaataaagtaaatgtacaatattCTTCCAAAACATGTAATTGTGGGGAATATTTCGTGTCATGTTGCTATTTCCATTTTTCCAGTGAtttgcattgctgtcttaaaaagattgcacttcttgtagtgttgaccttcgacagcatgtgcagacaaagtggaaaaaaaaaatcaaaataaatgatagTGATTTCCGTCCAATTTTGCGTGATCACGGATTTCTTTCCTCATGGGATTTTTTTGCTATACGTTGTTTAGGTTCAAACTCCATCTTCATCATTGATTATTTCCCTTcactgaccgtgtgtgtgtttctgctccCACAGCCTTTGTCTCTGTTTGCTGTCCAGTTCCTGAACGCGGTGGGAGACTTGCTGGATCTAATCCCGGCCTTGGTTCCCGACTCCAAACACTTTCTCCGAGACTTCCAGCTCCCTGGAATGGGTCACTGCTCGGCCCTTATAAAGGTCGGTTAGCAAGCGTAGCTTATAGCATATAGCTACCGTATTATACACtataaactcaatgagtatatactgtctactgtatactatatgtATAATTAGGATGATGAGGATGCCAGCTGAAGTTTTCctaagatgcattttgaacctacaatgacaaaaacctgaagcacactgaggtaTTTTCCGAGGCCCTTCATTGTGCTagtgacaaaacttctggttaacttcaaaacaagagctttATTTACAAACGAGTCAAAAAACAAATGGacgacaagaagagatgcttttatattttaaaaaggcaatatttgatttttagcttgaagctggtcccaggaccattttacattccgctcgcaatgcatcatgggacggttgagtatgactagtgtgcccttTGTGCACACTCATATAAAATATATTCCCATATAGTATATATCCAGGTATTTCCCGAGTACTCAATTTTTTCATACTATCTCATGTGAACGCActgcatactcattttgacatcagactctGTATGAGTAATATATTagtatgcatatatgtgacaGTTTAACTagcaataataatgacaatcaaTACATTTTGCTACAATATCCACAaaaatccattttttatttttccatcacCAGCTAAATGTAAGAGTTTAATCACATATTTCTCATGATAGACGATGAAACCGCAAAACTAACTTCAGATCTGAAATCACTGCCATTAAATTATGTCATGTCATGTTTATTTATAGAGGACCTTTCATGTACAAGACAATTCAAAGTGATTTACACTAAACAATTGTCACTAGCACACCatgaaaattacattaaaaaatcaaaacatttaaaacaatatcaATCAATGAAACAGAATAATAGATGAAACAGTGTGACtgttgaataaaaatgtctgaGAGTTTGGGTGGACTTGCAGTTTTCTGGGAGTTTGTTCCACAGATGAGGAGCATAACAACTGAACGCTGCTTCTccatgtttggtttttgttctCGGAACATAAAAAGACCTCTGGGTGGTTGATCCCGAAGTAGAGGGTCTGCGATGTATTTGGGTCCTGTACCGTGTAGTGCTATATTATTTTATAGTCAATTTTCTGATTGATTGGAAGCCAGTGAACGGGTTTAAGAACTAGAGTTATGTGATCCACTTTCTTTGTATTTGTGAGGACTcgggcagcagcgttctgaattAACCGCTGCTTTTTTCTCCTCAGATGCTACCCGGCTTTGAAAACATGCTTTTCGCTCACTCCAGCTGGTACACGTACGCCGCCACCATGCGGATCTACAAACACTGGGACTTCAACATGGCCGATCCTCACGCAGCCACCGGAAAACTGTCCTTCAGCAGCTACCCCGGTATGTTACCCACTGTGCATTGCAGCAGGCAGCGGGTGCTCAGGGCCTCATGGTGCCCATGGTGTCTGCAGGCTTCCTGGTGTCTCTGGATGACTTCTACCTCCTGGGCAGTGGCTTGATGATGACACAGACCACCAACAACGTCTTTAACTCCACCCTGTTTGATGCCGTCACACCACACAGCCTGCTGGCCTGGCAGAGAGTGCGTCTGGCTCACAGTTTGGCTCACACGGgcgaggaatgggccaaaaccTTCTCCAGGCACAACTCAGGTCAGCCTAGCAAGCTAACTGCTAACACTGCTGAGTAGGGATGCACGATATTGGATTTTTGGCTGATATTTGACATATCGTTTGGCCGATAACTGatgttgttttttatcctcACACCAGATTGCAGATATCATCTAGCAGGGTTTGggacgggatgtaactgaaactgaattttccctcggggattaataaagtacaatcaatcaatcaatcaatcaatcaatcaattacaattatggtgtaattttaattgtaatttctaaaatctgttgctgccgtagttgagttcagataattgtaattgccaatGAAAATCTGTTAAAATTGTCCATAATAATTttacgcaaaactggggaaccatattacaattctatgtacagttctacacatatgtagttaacaattgtcTCATATTAAGctaaggttatttatttcaagctcagtaattgtgattaatcgtaactgaactttagtaattgagaatgtatttgtaattgattttctgaggataaaatgtcactgtaatcgtaattgaattgcaatttcAAATCTGAAAATAATGTAACATCAGTAATCATTCCTtgtacaaaataagaaaaattttGCAATGTACAAACTATAAAACATGTCATTTATTCATGagaattcttttttaaacaagtaAGATAGTTACTCTCGTCTTAAATGATATTGAATCTCTTGGTTGAGGCATTCAGTGTGGTAGTGAATTTAAATCACTGCATGCGCTAACACCTTGTTTGGACTTTGTGTAGGAACATACAACAACCAGTACATGGTTGTGGACCGGAGCAGAGTGAAGCTGGGTCACAGCATCAGTGAAGGCGCTCTGACGGTGGTGGAGCAGATTCCAGGGCTGGTGGAGTTCTCTGACCAGACACAGGCTCTGCGCAGCGGTAGGTCGTCTCTATCAGATGTTCTTTACTGACCACTGATGTTACACATGATGCaaagaaatgaccaaaaatacatgtttgaaacaatacaaatgtaAGTGTGGGACTGATTTGgaggtttgattaaaaaaaaaaaaaaaaaagtcttttggGATGTTGAtgtttataaatacacacaccgatttgatgtgatcaatgtgtaagACCAAATGTTATTacaagttctgattggatttcgtcccatgtaacaaaattatagtttaatttttattagtcaataaaaatatgaatatgtaTTTAAgtctcgttattgtcacttaaaggAATTCAGTCGATGAAAACCTTGAGTCGTcatcttttgactaaaatagtttttggtcaaaatgttgtcattaGGACGATtttagttatagtctagttttagtttactaaatgacattaagattttagtctaATAAATTGATTATGATACAGTCGATTACAACACAAAGCATGAGAGCTTATaaagtttttaaagattcaattaccatttaCCAACCTGAAATGAGATGGTATTAAGGAAAGTCCCGCCTTCCACTCAATAAAAGGGGTTTTGATCGATAGTTCTGATTGGACTTTGTCCCATGTGAATattatagtttagtttgtattagtcaacaaaaatatcaatagtcacttaaaaaaaatctaatgatGAAAATCTGAAGTCAACAAAATTGTACACAGGTTCAAGCTTGTTGGTCTTCTTTGTCTTCTTTGTCTACTACTTTGTCTTATTGTTCATCTTCTACTTAGTGTTTGTCATCTACATCATCTTGTTTGTTATCTTCTTTGTCTTGTTTGTCCTATTCTTAGTGTTGTCCATCATTTACTTTGTCTTGTTGGTCTTGTCTTCTACtttgtcttgtttgttttcttcttcgtcttatTTGTGTCTGCCTTGTTTTTTGTCTACTTTGTCTTGTTTGTCCTGTTCTTTGTGTTGTCTGTAATTTACTTTTATCTTGTTGTTAATTGTCTTTGTCATGTTGGTCTTGTCTTctactttgtcttttttttttgttcttcatcTTGTTCGTGACTATCTTGTTTGTCTTGTCTTCTACTTTGTCATGTTTGTTGTCTACTTCGTCTTGTTGGTCTTGTCTTCTACCTTGTCTTGTTTGTCCTGTTCTTCGTGTAttatgtcatttattttgtcttgtttgtCTTGTACCCATTCTGTTTTTCTTCTACTTCATCTTGTtggtcttgtgtgttttcttttttgtctacTTCATCTTGTTGGTCTTGTCTTCTACtttgtcttgtttgttttctaCTTCTTCTTGTCTATCTTGTTGGTCTTGTCTTCTACTTTGTCTTGTTTGTCCTGCTCTTTGTGTTGTTTGTCATTGATTTGTATCTTGTTGGTCgtttgtcatcttttttgttttgttcgtCTACTACTTTGTCTTATTGTTCATCTTCTACATCGTGCTCGTCTTCTACTTTGTCTTGTTTGTCCTGTTCTTGGTGTCGTCCGTGCTATAGTTTGTCTTGTTGGTTTTGTactttgttccatttgtcttctATTTAATCTTGTTGgtcttgtttgttttctttttttgtcttgttggTCTTGTCTTTTACTTTGTCTTCTTGGTTTTCTTCTTCATGTCTATCTTGTTTATCTTATCTTCTACTTGTATTGTCCAACATTTACTTTGAACATGTTGGTCTTGTTTGTTGTCTTCTTTGTCTTACTGATCTACTTAAtcttctcttcttcttgttttttgtctgctttttttttaacttctttttccAAAGACCATTAacagaaatataaatacaaagcaGAGTTAACATCAATATTCTCCACACGTTTAGGACATGAGCCTAGATTGGAGTAGCTAACTGCTGAAACGTCTTTGGTTGTTGCTTTTTCTTACCGCAGGTTACTGGCCGTCCTACAACGTCCCGTTCCACCGGAGGATTTACCTGCTGAGCGGTTATGGGGAAATGTGGAAACAACATGGAGACGACTTCTCCTACGATCTCTGCCCCAGAGCCAAGATCTTCCGTCGGGATCAGGGAGACGTGGAGGACCTGGACTCTCTGAAGCACATCATGAGGTTTAACGGTGTGTCTACGGCTGATTTTCACACAATTTTACTTTAGTGAGCTTGTTAAATGTGAGATACAGGTTTCTATTCAGgatttttggtgatttctcAGTCTGTGTACTGtctgttctttggttatttcattttagaaccaaatcaaaataacaaataaaccgtgtggttattttattttactaagacaaatcaaatacagaaaaacagaaacattaaaaaaccaGCTAAGcagctgttttaaaattaaatgttgttgtgtttgtgagatatttggatatttagagGGAAATTAGGGTGAGCGCTTAAGCATGTCACCATCTGTCACAGTGAACAGAAccagaactgaagtccactgcaccaggtctcctcacacaaaattactttttataatttatttcagcagttttttctGGTTCTGCtcttgttttcatgcagtctgtggatgtttcagCTTGTAACAGCTGCTCACggttaagttttgttttgtggtgttacagtccaaatagtatccaattAAATTGGTGTCTGACTATCGACTGTAGGGccggtgtgaggaacaatagatgttagaacttgtACGATTTGACACTGTTgcataaacaaatacataccTTTTTGAAGGCAGGTAAAGTATTTATTTGCACGTTTTGCCACTAACGGCAGACGTCAACATAAActgaagttgatcacaagaaaggaggagcaccagtagagtcATTACACTACCTCAGGTTCCTTTAATCATATATCATGTGCATGCTTTTCGtaacctcaatttttttttgttatataacgtttcaattcaccagttcttTTTTGTCCAGGAGTGAAAGTCCGCCCctgtctgtgggtcccctctgtgtggtgaccTTAAAACATTAAGCTCTCGTCTtagttttcccgtaaatattcaaatatcacaCGAACAGaacaatatttcattttaaaacagaaaaacgctgctcgtctgttttttttctgtttttttttttgtatttctgttttggttttaaaccaGTAAAACAAAGTAATCacactctttatttattttaatttggttttgaaacggaATAACCTAAGATTTTTTTCTCttgctgctgtgtttttgtgaCACTCCTTTGTTTTCTTGTCTTAAAGACTATAAGAAGGATCCGTATTCCAAAGGTGATCCATGTAAGACCATCTGCTGCCGCAACGACCTGAATACGAAGCGTCCTTCCCCAGGAGGCTGCTACGACACTAAGGTACGCCATCATTTCAGTTCCAGTTTATTTCtatgtttcagtctaacaaaaaccCATTCAAACATTAATCACAATTTAGAAATGCATAAGACTGAAACAAAAATGCTAACATGACCAACATAAATCGAAACATTTGTTTCTCAATAATACATACAAAAGatgcaagcattcaacaagtacatttgagttgccttttgtcaaataataaaaaaaatcacacatgcACTTTTATATACAGCatttaacaaaacacacaaacatatttctactgcttcacTTCAccctctaaaatatattgtgacattttctttttgaaaatagtgtgtcactcatttttattttttttaatcaacattattccacaaTTTAACGCCgagaacagacagacatcttcGTTTTATTTCTAATCttgtttttggtaaaataaacataaatggaTCTCTTAGGCTGTATTTGCTGGTCTGTAGTGAGAAGTGTTTTTGAGCGCATTTATTTTAGCTTTGAATAttatctgtgttattttataatt
The Gouania willdenowi chromosome 8, fGouWil2.1, whole genome shotgun sequence genome window above contains:
- the plbd1a gene encoding phospholipase B-like 1 isoform X2 — protein: MMDHYSNMYPQLIHKPEVLHPVQNFMMKQDQWVRQQVKLNRSSDPLWKHAGFIVAQMDGLHAGVADWAKKQGKKPLSLFAVQFLNAVGDLLDLIPALVPDSKHFLRDFQLPGMGHCSALIKMLPGFENMLFAHSSWYTYAATMRIYKHWDFNMADPHAATGKLSFSSYPGFLVSLDDFYLLGSGLMMTQTTNNVFNSTLFDAVTPHSLLAWQRVRLAHSLAHTGEEWAKTFSRHNSGTYNNQYMVVDRSRVKLGHSISEGALTVVEQIPGLVEFSDQTQALRSGYWPSYNVPFHRRIYLLSGYGEMWKQHGDDFSYDLCPRAKIFRRDQGDVEDLDSLKHIMRFNDYKKDPYSKGDPCKTICCRNDLNTKRPSPGGCYDTKVTDFHMAEDFRAEALNGPTTQDGLPPFNWDQFSSVVHQGLPQFYNFSFVMMQPRLFQP
- the plbd1a gene encoding phospholipase B-like 1 isoform X1 produces the protein MASLKLFYAAFLLFVSASFASADKVTAATVYWEPQHKTVLLKEGVMEKEGDAYGYLNHTLLTTGWSVLEIRAGYGETPETDEITFFLAGYLEGFLTAQQMMDHYSNMYPQLIHKPEVLHPVQNFMMKQDQWVRQQVKLNRSSDPLWKHAGFIVAQMDGLHAGVADWAKKQGKKPLSLFAVQFLNAVGDLLDLIPALVPDSKHFLRDFQLPGMGHCSALIKMLPGFENMLFAHSSWYTYAATMRIYKHWDFNMADPHAATGKLSFSSYPGFLVSLDDFYLLGSGLMMTQTTNNVFNSTLFDAVTPHSLLAWQRVRLAHSLAHTGEEWAKTFSRHNSGTYNNQYMVVDRSRVKLGHSISEGALTVVEQIPGLVEFSDQTQALRSGYWPSYNVPFHRRIYLLSGYGEMWKQHGDDFSYDLCPRAKIFRRDQGDVEDLDSLKHIMRFNDYKKDPYSKGDPCKTICCRNDLNTKRPSPGGCYDTKVTDFHMAEDFRAEALNGPTTQDGLPPFNWDQFSSVVHQGLPQFYNFSFVMMQPRLFQP